Proteins found in one Helicobacter sp. NHP19-003 genomic segment:
- the napA gene encoding periplasmic nitrate reductase subunit alpha codes for MPTLPSLDHTTPQDESRREFLKSAALASAMGSAGLLTPTALQAKAERAQEDWKWDKAVCRFCGTGCGIMVATKDDKIVATKGDPLAPVNRGLNCIKGYFNAKIMYGADRLVEPLLRVNDKGEFDKKGKFQQVSWKRAFDEMEKQFKKYYKEMGPTGVGVFGSGQYTIPEGYAALKLMKAGFRGNNIDPNARHCMASAAAGFMQTFGIDEPSGCYDDIEATDTIITWGANMAEMHPILWSRVSDRKLNSPDKVKVINLTTFSNRTSSVADIEIIFTPNTDLAIWNYIAREIVYNHPEAIDQKFLDEHIVFATGYADIGYGMRSDPNHHGFKASEKDTVAKQNAITLDEDEAIALKHLGVKAGEVFKMEHQKQAGKHWQITFAQFKEALEPYTLDYVARVAKGDRNESIESFKHKLQHLAKLYIEKDRKVVSFWTMGFNQHTRGSWVNEQAYMVHFLLGKQAKPGCGAFSLTGQPSACGTSREVGTFSHRLPADMVVNNPEHVKIAEKLWHLPKGTINPKPGYPFLTMMRALEDGKVKFIWVQVNNPWQNTANANHWIKAAREMDNFIVVSDCYPGISAKVADLILPTAMIYEKWGAYGNAERRTQHWKQQVTPVGSAMSDTWQILEFAKRFKLKEVWGEHKIDDKLTLPNVLAEARKMGYKDNDTLYHVLFDNRFSRKFLANDPIGRGAPNSEVFGDKRHVIGSDGKPFKGYGFFIQKYLWEEYRKFGRGHGHDLAYFDDYHRARGLRWPVVNGKETLWRFNTKYDPYAKKAAPNGDFAFYGKAGKKLVSGDLKGPQGTEAKSLANKAKIFFRPFMKAPERPSEEYPFWLATGRVLEHWHSGTMTMRVPELFRAVPEALCYMHEEDGKKLGLDQGDAVWIESRRGAVKARVDMRGRNKPPAGLVYVPWFDENVFINKVCLDATCPISKQTDYKKCAVKITKA; via the coding sequence ATGCCAACCCTTCCATCTTTAGACCACACAACTCCCCAAGATGAAAGCCGTAGAGAGTTTTTAAAATCTGCCGCCCTTGCCTCAGCGATGGGCAGCGCCGGGTTGCTCACCCCCACCGCCTTGCAAGCTAAAGCCGAGCGTGCCCAAGAAGATTGGAAATGGGACAAAGCCGTGTGCCGCTTTTGCGGTACGGGCTGTGGGATCATGGTCGCCACCAAGGACGATAAAATTGTCGCCACAAAGGGGGACCCATTAGCTCCGGTCAATCGTGGCTTGAACTGCATTAAAGGTTACTTCAACGCCAAAATTATGTATGGGGCTGATCGCCTCGTAGAACCTCTTTTAAGAGTTAATGACAAAGGTGAGTTTGACAAAAAGGGTAAGTTCCAACAAGTGTCTTGGAAACGCGCCTTTGATGAAATGGAAAAGCAGTTTAAAAAATACTATAAAGAAATGGGACCTACGGGGGTAGGGGTTTTTGGGAGCGGGCAATACACGATCCCAGAGGGTTACGCGGCGCTCAAGCTCATGAAAGCCGGCTTTAGGGGCAACAACATTGACCCCAACGCCCGCCACTGCATGGCAAGTGCGGCTGCCGGGTTTATGCAAACCTTTGGGATTGATGAGCCCAGTGGGTGCTATGATGACATCGAAGCCACGGACACCATCATCACTTGGGGGGCAAACATGGCCGAAATGCACCCCATTTTATGGTCTAGGGTGAGCGATCGCAAGCTCAACAGCCCCGATAAGGTCAAGGTCATCAACCTCACGACTTTTTCTAACCGCACTTCCAGTGTGGCAGATATAGAGATCATCTTCACGCCCAACACCGACCTAGCCATTTGGAACTACATCGCAAGGGAGATTGTCTATAACCACCCCGAAGCGATCGACCAAAAATTCTTAGATGAACACATCGTGTTTGCCACCGGATACGCCGACATCGGCTATGGCATGCGCTCTGATCCCAACCACCACGGCTTTAAAGCGAGCGAAAAGGACACCGTCGCCAAACAAAACGCCATCACCCTAGATGAAGATGAGGCGATTGCCCTCAAACACTTAGGTGTGAAAGCCGGCGAGGTGTTTAAAATGGAGCACCAAAAACAAGCGGGCAAACACTGGCAAATCACCTTTGCGCAGTTTAAAGAAGCCCTAGAGCCCTACACCCTAGACTATGTCGCCAGAGTGGCTAAGGGCGATAGGAACGAGTCGATCGAGAGCTTTAAGCATAAATTGCAACACCTTGCCAAACTCTACATTGAGAAAGATCGCAAGGTGGTGAGCTTTTGGACGATGGGCTTTAACCAACACACAAGGGGTTCATGGGTGAATGAGCAGGCTTATATGGTGCATTTCTTGCTAGGCAAGCAGGCTAAGCCGGGCTGTGGGGCGTTTTCACTCACCGGCCAGCCCAGTGCATGCGGCACGTCTAGAGAGGTGGGGACATTTAGCCACCGCTTGCCCGCAGATATGGTCGTGAACAACCCCGAGCATGTCAAAATCGCCGAAAAACTTTGGCACTTGCCTAAGGGCACGATCAACCCCAAGCCCGGCTACCCTTTCTTGACAATGATGCGCGCCTTAGAGGATGGCAAGGTGAAGTTTATTTGGGTGCAGGTGAATAACCCTTGGCAAAACACCGCGAATGCCAACCACTGGATCAAGGCGGCTAGAGAAATGGACAATTTCATCGTGGTGAGTGATTGTTATCCGGGGATCAGTGCAAAAGTGGCGGATTTGATCTTGCCCACGGCGATGATTTATGAAAAATGGGGGGCGTATGGCAATGCCGAGCGGCGCACACAACACTGGAAACAACAAGTTACACCCGTGGGCTCAGCCATGAGCGACACTTGGCAGATTTTAGAGTTTGCCAAACGCTTTAAACTCAAAGAAGTTTGGGGCGAGCATAAAATCGATGACAAACTCACCTTGCCCAATGTCTTGGCTGAGGCGCGTAAAATGGGCTACAAGGACAACGACACGCTCTACCATGTGCTCTTTGACAACCGCTTTAGCCGTAAGTTTTTAGCCAATGATCCCATCGGTAGGGGTGCGCCCAACTCCGAAGTCTTTGGCGACAAACGCCATGTGATCGGCAGTGATGGCAAGCCTTTTAAAGGTTATGGCTTCTTCATCCAAAAATACTTGTGGGAAGAGTACCGCAAATTCGGCAGAGGGCATGGGCACGATTTGGCTTATTTTGACGACTACCACAGAGCAAGGGGGCTAAGATGGCCGGTGGTCAATGGCAAAGAAACCCTTTGGCGCTTCAACACCAAGTACGACCCTTACGCCAAAAAAGCCGCCCCCAATGGGGATTTTGCCTTCTATGGTAAGGCGGGTAAAAAGCTGGTGAGCGGAGACTTAAAAGGGCCACAAGGCACAGAGGCCAAGAGCCTAGCCAATAAGGCTAAGATTTTCTTTAGACCTTTTATGAAAGCCCCTGAGCGCCCCAGCGAAGAATACCCCTTTTGGCTGGCTACGGGGCGGGTTTTAGAGCATTGGCACAGCGGTACGATGACCATGCGTGTGCCTGAGCTCTTTAGAGCCGTGCCCGAGGCTTTGTGCTACATGCACGAGGAAGATGGCAAAAAGCTAGGACTCGATCAAGGCGATGCCGTGTGGATCGAGTCGCGCCGGGGGGCTGTGAAAGCTAGGGTGGATATGCGCGGGCGCAACAAACCCCCCGCAGGTTTGGTTTATGTGCCTTGGTTTGATGAAAATGTCTTCATCAACAAGGTTTGTTTGGATGCGACCTGCCCCATTTCTAAACAAACGGATTATAAAAAATGCGCGGTGAAGATCACCAAAGCTTGA
- a CDS encoding DUF2393 family protein, with the protein MIDTTALLHSVLAHLKIFWANTSPFALVVFGAHCAFFLCFYIPGLLFRGFMSYFFYILATLCMLGAPFAVRYILEEQLFKIQTHIHESFSFNYTNAFMAKINVKNVGRLAINQCLLRLDVLHTPHNKLQDYLYQWVFVHTYTQSFKVQLPPQAAQDLVMDIEGYPYKQAPFKLSASCY; encoded by the coding sequence ATGATAGACACGACTGCCCTTTTGCACTCTGTACTTGCCCATTTAAAAATCTTTTGGGCAAACACCAGTCCCTTCGCTTTGGTGGTCTTTGGGGCGCATTGTGCGTTTTTTTTATGCTTTTATATCCCCGGCTTGTTGTTTCGGGGGTTTATGTCCTATTTTTTCTACATTTTAGCCACTTTGTGCATGCTCGGCGCGCCCTTTGCCGTGCGCTACATCCTTGAAGAACAACTTTTTAAAATCCAAACCCACATACACGAATCCTTCTCTTTCAACTACACCAACGCCTTCATGGCCAAGATCAATGTCAAAAATGTCGGCCGTTTGGCCATCAACCAATGCCTTTTACGCCTAGATGTGCTACACACACCACACAATAAACTTCAAGACTATTTATACCAGTGGGTGTTTGTACACACCTACACGCAGTCTTTCAAGGTGCAACTCCCCCCGCAAGCAGCCCAAGATTTAGTGATGGACATTGAGGGCTACCCCTACAAACAAGCCCCCTTTAAACTCTCTGCAAGTTGCTATTGA
- a CDS encoding flavodoxin — translation MAIGIFYGTDSGNSETISNKISGKLGGAKVFDVAKASKADFDGFSSVVLVAPTAGAGDLQSDWEEFLGTLDNADFANKTIALVGLGDQDTYSETFAEGIFHIYEKAKAGKVVGFTSTDGYNFEASRSVEGGKFVGLVLDEDNQDDLTDSRIDAWISEVKGQLS, via the coding sequence ATGGCAATTGGTATTTTTTACGGTACAGACAGTGGCAACTCTGAGACCATCAGCAATAAAATTTCTGGAAAACTAGGCGGGGCTAAAGTTTTTGATGTGGCAAAAGCCTCTAAAGCCGATTTTGACGGCTTTAGTTCTGTGGTCTTGGTGGCACCCACTGCGGGAGCTGGGGATTTACAAAGCGACTGGGAGGAGTTTTTAGGTACTCTTGACAATGCAGATTTTGCTAACAAAACCATCGCCTTGGTGGGCTTGGGCGATCAAGACACCTACTCTGAAACTTTCGCTGAGGGCATTTTCCACATTTACGAAAAGGCTAAAGCCGGTAAAGTTGTGGGCTTCACTTCTACAGATGGCTATAATTTTGAGGCTTCTAGGTCTGTGGAGGGCGGTAAATTCGTAGGGCTCGTGCTGGATGAAGACAATCAAGACGACTTGACAGACAGCCGCATCGATGCTTGGATCAGCGAAGTGAAAGGGCAACTCTCATAA
- a CDS encoding DEAD/DEAH box helicase, protein MKDTKPPMQTPTEETIQPTKSFKDLGLNSKILKSIAEVGFTQPSPIQEKAIPVVLEGKDVIAQAQTGTGKTAAFALPIIQNLQNNKSVEALIITPTRELAMQVSDEIFKLGKSSRTRTICVYGGQSIRKQCELLERNPQVMIATPGRLLDHLKNKRLKRFAPKVVVLDESDEMLDMGFLDDIEEIFDYLPEDAQILLFSATMPPPIKELANKILQNPVSIHIAPTHVTNADITQRFYVINEHERNEAIMRLLDKETPSKSIIFMRMKREVDELHQFLSAKGYKTTPLHGDMEQRARLASIKAFKSKQADVLIATDVASRGLDISDVSHVFNYHMPLNTESYIHRIGRTGRAGKKGVAITLVTPLEYKELQRMQKDIGSSLELYEIPHMDEDRLIQALSKVEVDAEVVSLYEQLTEQFEPSQLVLKLLSLQFKSHKVDLDRIFAEQKPSESKKSPRSSKPRRNGRFKDSRRRY, encoded by the coding sequence ATTAAGGACACTAAGCCACCTATGCAAACCCCCACTGAAGAAACCATCCAGCCCACGAAGTCTTTTAAAGATTTGGGTTTAAACTCTAAGATTTTAAAATCCATCGCCGAAGTGGGCTTCACCCAGCCAAGCCCCATTCAAGAAAAGGCGATCCCCGTGGTACTTGAGGGCAAAGATGTGATCGCCCAAGCCCAAACAGGCACGGGCAAGACCGCTGCTTTTGCCCTGCCGATTATCCAAAATTTGCAAAACAACAAAAGCGTAGAAGCCCTCATCATCACGCCCACGAGAGAGCTTGCCATGCAAGTGAGCGATGAGATTTTTAAACTCGGTAAAAGCTCACGCACCCGCACCATATGTGTCTATGGGGGGCAGAGTATCCGCAAACAATGCGAGCTCTTAGAGAGAAACCCCCAGGTGATGATCGCCACGCCGGGTAGACTGCTCGATCACTTGAAAAATAAACGCCTCAAACGCTTTGCGCCCAAAGTCGTGGTGCTCGATGAAAGCGATGAAATGCTGGACATGGGCTTTTTGGACGACATTGAAGAGATTTTTGATTATTTGCCCGAAGATGCGCAGATTCTGCTCTTTTCAGCCACCATGCCCCCGCCCATTAAGGAGTTGGCAAATAAAATCTTGCAAAACCCCGTATCCATCCACATTGCCCCCACGCATGTGACCAATGCCGACATTACGCAACGCTTTTATGTCATCAACGAACACGAGCGCAACGAGGCGATCATGCGCTTGTTGGACAAAGAAACCCCCAGCAAGAGCATCATTTTTATGCGCATGAAGCGCGAAGTGGATGAATTGCACCAGTTTTTGAGTGCCAAGGGCTATAAAACCACACCCCTGCACGGCGACATGGAGCAAAGGGCGAGGCTTGCCTCTATCAAAGCCTTTAAGTCCAAGCAAGCCGATGTGTTGATCGCCACCGATGTGGCGAGTCGGGGGCTAGACATCAGCGATGTGAGCCATGTGTTCAACTACCATATGCCCCTAAACACGGAAAGCTATATCCACCGCATCGGGCGCACGGGGCGGGCGGGCAAAAAGGGCGTGGCGATCACGCTTGTAACCCCTCTAGAGTATAAAGAGTTGCAGCGCATGCAAAAGGACATCGGCTCATCTCTAGAGCTGTATGAAATCCCGCACATGGACGAAGACCGCTTGATCCAAGCCCTTTCTAAAGTGGAAGTGGATGCAGAGGTGGTGAGTTTGTACGAGCAGTTGACTGAACAGTTTGAGCCCTCTCAGTTGGTGCTGAAGCTCTTAAGTTTGCAATTTAAGAGCCACAAGGTGGATTTAGACCGTATTTTTGCAGAACAGAAGCCAAGCGAGTCTAAAAAATCCCCAAGAAGTTCAAAACCCCGCAGAAATGGGCGTTTTAAGGATTCTAGGCGCAGGTATTAA
- the napG gene encoding ferredoxin-type protein NapG, whose amino-acid sequence MMQRRAFLQTALKGALLCGSGGAFLAAMLKAKHGKDSYALRPPGAEDGARFLSLCIRCGLCVKDCPYNTLKLATLLDYARVGTPFFEARKVPCYLCPDIPCIKACPTDALDKKHLEKNQGVDSLKMGVAVVDPISCVAFWGIRCDVCYRVCPLIDRAIKLETKHNERTGKHAYMLPVVQNDVCVGCGLCERACITKEPAIRVLPVAFVSGEVGNHYVKGWDAKDQERVKNAKPNTLNPRTDNPLDYLNKGL is encoded by the coding sequence TTGATGCAAAGACGGGCGTTTTTACAAACAGCCCTTAAGGGGGCTTTGCTGTGTGGCAGCGGGGGGGCGTTTTTGGCCGCCATGCTCAAAGCCAAGCACGGCAAGGATTCGTATGCGCTAAGACCCCCGGGGGCAGAGGATGGGGCACGCTTTTTAAGCCTATGTATCCGCTGTGGTCTATGCGTGAAAGATTGCCCCTACAACACCCTAAAACTCGCCACCCTGCTAGACTACGCTAGAGTCGGCACGCCCTTTTTTGAAGCCCGCAAAGTCCCCTGTTATCTTTGCCCAGACATCCCTTGTATCAAAGCTTGCCCCACAGATGCGCTAGACAAGAAGCACTTAGAAAAAAATCAAGGTGTGGATTCGCTTAAAATGGGCGTGGCGGTGGTCGATCCCATCTCTTGCGTGGCGTTTTGGGGGATTCGTTGCGATGTGTGTTATCGGGTTTGCCCTCTGATAGACAGGGCCATTAAACTAGAGACCAAGCACAACGAGCGCACGGGCAAACACGCCTATATGTTGCCTGTGGTCCAAAACGATGTGTGTGTGGGTTGTGGGTTGTGTGAGCGGGCATGCATCACCAAAGAGCCTGCCATTCGGGTTTTGCCCGTGGCGTTTGTGAGCGGGGAGGTGGGTAACCATTATGTCAAGGGATGGGACGCTAAAGATCAAGAACGGGTAAAAAATGCCAAGCCCAACACCCTAAATCCCAGGACAGACAATCCCCTAGACTATCTTAACAAGGGGCTTTGA
- a CDS encoding branched-chain amino acid transaminase: MNHPYIWQDGVLVEFDKAKIHVLSYSLHYANLVFEGIRAYKGKEGLFVFRLHDHMQRLLDSCKAVGLKIPYSIEELSHATLETLRANKCDANTYIRPFVFMGLGTLGICASNPPIHTAIATVTWKDNPHEGIKVKTSSYRKPSVQSTMNKAKASSNYLNSQLSKQEALDCGCDEGLLLDVNGFVAEGSAESFFMVTKDKLIVPPLDYALDSITRQTIVELAEHLKIPMVHRHVVREEIYSAQEAFFVGTGMEILPIKSLDFRPIGTDKKPITNALFDAYMKLVKGETAGGLEKFAHYVVRV, translated from the coding sequence ATGAATCACCCATATATTTGGCAAGATGGGGTTTTGGTTGAATTTGACAAAGCCAAAATCCATGTCCTCAGTTATAGTTTGCACTACGCTAACCTCGTGTTTGAAGGCATCCGCGCCTACAAAGGCAAAGAAGGCTTGTTTGTGTTCCGCTTGCACGATCACATGCAGCGGCTCTTGGATTCGTGTAAGGCGGTGGGCTTAAAAATCCCCTACTCCATAGAAGAGCTGAGCCACGCCACGCTAGAAACCTTGCGGGCAAACAAGTGTGATGCCAACACCTACATCCGCCCTTTTGTGTTTATGGGGCTTGGCACTCTAGGCATTTGTGCGAGTAATCCGCCCATCCACACCGCGATCGCCACCGTTACATGGAAGGACAACCCCCACGAGGGCATTAAAGTCAAGACCAGCTCTTACAGAAAACCCAGCGTGCAATCCACGATGAATAAAGCCAAAGCCAGCTCCAACTACTTAAACTCGCAACTTTCTAAACAAGAGGCCCTAGATTGTGGTTGCGATGAGGGCTTGCTTTTAGATGTCAATGGCTTTGTGGCTGAGGGTTCGGCTGAGAGCTTTTTTATGGTGACTAAGGATAAACTCATTGTCCCCCCCCTAGATTATGCGCTAGACTCGATCACCCGCCAAACCATCGTTGAGCTCGCCGAACATTTAAAAATCCCCATGGTGCACCGCCATGTGGTGCGTGAGGAAATTTACAGTGCCCAGGAGGCCTTCTTTGTCGGCACAGGCATGGAGATTTTACCCATCAAGTCTTTGGATTTTAGACCCATTGGCACGGATAAAAAGCCCATTACAAATGCTTTGTTTGATGCTTACATGAAGCTCGTTAAGGGCGAAACCGCCGGCGGTTTGGAGAAATTCGCACACTATGTTGTTCGGGTCTAA
- a CDS encoding prohibitin family protein, translating to MPIDLNEHLKKKQGNQPEPPSPPPKNNTPFKPPLGPNLWQSKKLTSLVVFLIVVALLFLAKPFMVIQSGEIGIKVTAGRYDPIPLQPGIHFFIPLVQDILVIDTRVRTINFSRTEDMGIVGKNQGIFRNDAINVMDSRGLTVSIELTVQYRLNAQTTPQTIATYGLSWEQKIINPVVRDVVRSVVGRYPAEDLPIKRNEIAALINTDINKEVSKLPNAPVQLSSIQLREIVLPTKIKEQIEKVQIARQESERVKYEVEKAKQEAQKAAALAKGEADANRIKAQGVADAIVIEAKAKSAANLSIAQSLTDKLLSLRQIETQGQFNEALKSNKNAQIFLVPGGAVPNIWLDTHNRQKATAATHNK from the coding sequence ATGCCCATTGATCTCAACGAGCATTTAAAAAAAAAGCAAGGCAACCAGCCCGAGCCCCCCAGCCCTCCCCCCAAGAACAACACGCCTTTCAAGCCCCCTCTAGGGCCCAATCTATGGCAGTCTAAAAAGCTCACTTCGCTTGTCGTCTTTTTAATTGTCGTGGCTCTGCTCTTTTTGGCTAAACCTTTCATGGTGATCCAATCGGGCGAGATCGGCATTAAAGTAACGGCGGGGCGTTACGATCCGATCCCCTTACAACCCGGGATACATTTCTTTATCCCCTTAGTGCAAGACATTTTGGTGATCGACACAAGAGTGCGGACGATCAATTTTTCACGCACGGAGGATATGGGGATTGTGGGCAAGAATCAGGGGATTTTTAGAAACGATGCGATCAATGTAATGGATTCAAGGGGACTCACCGTTTCCATTGAGCTCACCGTGCAATACCGCCTCAACGCCCAAACCACACCCCAAACGATCGCCACTTATGGCTTGAGCTGGGAGCAAAAGATCATCAACCCCGTAGTGCGCGATGTCGTGCGCTCTGTGGTGGGGCGCTACCCTGCTGAGGATTTACCCATCAAACGCAACGAAATCGCCGCACTCATCAACACCGACATCAATAAAGAAGTTTCTAAACTGCCCAACGCTCCCGTGCAACTAAGCTCCATCCAATTAAGAGAAATTGTTTTGCCCACGAAAATCAAAGAACAAATTGAAAAAGTGCAGATCGCCCGTCAAGAGTCCGAGCGGGTGAAATACGAGGTGGAAAAAGCCAAACAAGAAGCCCAAAAGGCGGCAGCTTTGGCTAAGGGCGAGGCGGACGCAAACCGCATTAAGGCACAAGGTGTGGCGGATGCGATTGTGATTGAAGCGAAAGCCAAATCGGCAGCAAATCTGAGCATCGCCCAAAGTTTGACAGATAAGCTGTTGAGTTTGCGCCAAATTGAAACACAAGGGCAATTCAACGAAGCGCTGAAAAGCAATAAAAATGCCCAAATTTTCTTAGTCCCCGGCGGGGCTGTGCCTAATATTTGGCTAGACACCCACAACCGCCAAAAGGCAACAGCGGCCACACACAATAAATAA
- the napH gene encoding quinol dehydrogenase ferredoxin subunit NapH → MRYLVLRRLAQCGVLALFAANTFVLKGNLSASKLFNTIPLSDPFAALQVFLAGMHIEITALLGAVLVACVYGLFLGRAFCAWVCPVNMIVDFAAWVRRKLGFKGVHLGLPRNLRYILLVLSLILSFVLATPAFESVSFIGVVQRGIILGTASWLIVALLLFCVDAFLGDKIICSKLCPLGAFYALVSRYALLKVKHDAMRCTKCDLCFEICPERQVLWMVGLKSVSVNSGECTRCGRCIEVCADDALEFSILDLKGSFKKKVLH, encoded by the coding sequence ATGCGTTATTTGGTGCTAAGACGGCTTGCGCAATGTGGCGTTTTAGCCTTGTTTGCCGCCAACACCTTTGTACTCAAGGGCAATTTGAGCGCGTCCAAGTTGTTCAACACGATCCCCTTAAGCGACCCCTTCGCAGCTCTGCAGGTGTTTTTAGCCGGCATGCACATAGAAATCACCGCTCTTTTGGGGGCGGTCTTGGTGGCGTGCGTTTATGGCTTGTTTTTGGGGCGGGCGTTTTGTGCGTGGGTGTGTCCGGTGAATATGATTGTGGATTTTGCGGCGTGGGTGCGGCGCAAGTTGGGCTTTAAGGGCGTACATTTGGGCTTGCCTAGAAATTTACGCTACATTCTTTTAGTCTTGAGCTTAATTTTATCCTTTGTGCTCGCCACACCGGCTTTTGAGAGCGTGTCCTTCATCGGGGTCGTGCAAAGGGGGATCATTTTAGGCACGGCTTCGTGGCTCATTGTGGCGCTCTTGCTCTTTTGCGTGGACGCCTTCTTGGGCGATAAAATCATTTGCTCAAAACTCTGCCCTTTGGGGGCATTTTATGCACTCGTCAGCCGTTATGCGCTCTTAAAGGTCAAACATGATGCAATGCGTTGCACCAAGTGCGACCTGTGCTTTGAAATTTGCCCCGAGCGGCAGGTGCTGTGGATGGTGGGGCTTAAGAGCGTGTCGGTCAATTCTGGGGAATGCACCCGTTGCGGGCGGTGTATTGAGGTTTGCGCAGACGATGCGCTGGAATTTAGCATTTTAGACTTAAAAGGGAGTTTTAAGAAAAAGGTTCTACACTAG
- a CDS encoding CitMHS family transporter — MLTLFAILIIASLIALLLTDKLSPMVALTLVPLGGLFGFWLTSALFFQPVVPKNYAYMLSHSSEKHFLKHLAKNNGFDKPDGHLRHAFSKAGNVALGFQPKMKDYPPLSKAQVEKFYLAGVAALYPNAKHIQENLAPLFAKHNAFYTFKDHMQELVRYFKQGIAKVAHIAIMFVFAILFFGVLNDVGVFNPLINALIKLSQGSVVAVCVGTCLVAMIAHLDGSGASTFLVVIPPLLPIYKRLNMNPYLLLLLVAASAGVANMLPWGGPLGRIASVLGTDVSALYTPLIKVQLLGFACILLMALFLGFKEKRRIVKAGLEMQGDLSVQTLDHPRFFWINVITALIALGSVMFKILPPEFCFLLALCAVLLINYANPQERMAKVKEYAPEAISMAVILLAAGVYIGILSGSGMLVDLAQHLSLFLPDFATKHLHIITGIFGAPFELLLDTNGYYFTLFPIVAHITAPYGVSGEATGYAMLIGSIVGTFVSPFAPALWLGLGLAKLSMGRHIAYSFFWLWGLSLVVLALAKLLGLF; from the coding sequence ATGCTTACACTTTTTGCTATCCTCATCATCGCTTCTTTGATCGCCCTGCTTTTGACCGATAAGCTCTCACCTATGGTTGCTTTAACCCTCGTGCCTTTAGGTGGATTGTTTGGCTTTTGGCTCACTTCTGCCCTATTTTTTCAGCCCGTTGTGCCTAAGAATTACGCCTATATGCTGAGCCACTCCAGTGAAAAGCACTTTTTAAAGCACCTGGCTAAAAACAATGGTTTTGACAAACCCGATGGGCATCTGCGCCACGCCTTTAGCAAAGCGGGCAATGTCGCCCTAGGCTTTCAACCCAAAATGAAGGACTACCCCCCACTTTCTAAAGCACAGGTGGAAAAATTCTACTTGGCGGGCGTGGCTGCCCTTTATCCTAATGCCAAGCACATTCAAGAGAACTTAGCCCCGCTCTTTGCCAAGCACAACGCCTTTTACACCTTTAAAGACCATATGCAAGAGTTGGTGCGCTACTTCAAGCAGGGCATTGCTAAGGTGGCGCACATCGCGATCATGTTTGTCTTTGCGATTTTATTCTTTGGGGTTTTAAACGATGTGGGGGTGTTTAACCCGCTCATCAATGCGCTGATTAAACTCAGTCAGGGCAGTGTGGTGGCGGTGTGCGTGGGGACTTGTTTGGTTGCGATGATCGCCCATTTAGATGGCTCGGGGGCAAGTACCTTTTTAGTGGTGATCCCCCCACTTTTGCCCATTTACAAGCGCCTAAACATGAACCCCTATTTGCTCCTACTGCTCGTGGCAGCCAGTGCGGGCGTGGCAAATATGCTCCCTTGGGGCGGGCCCTTAGGGCGCATTGCCAGTGTACTCGGCACTGATGTGAGCGCACTCTACACCCCCTTGATCAAGGTGCAGTTGCTTGGCTTTGCGTGTATTTTGCTCATGGCGCTGTTTCTAGGCTTTAAAGAAAAGCGGCGCATTGTGAAGGCGGGGCTAGAAATGCAGGGGGATTTGAGCGTGCAGACCTTAGATCACCCCCGCTTTTTTTGGATCAATGTTATAACCGCCCTAATCGCGCTAGGCTCGGTGATGTTTAAAATTCTACCTCCTGAATTTTGCTTTCTCTTAGCGTTGTGTGCCGTGCTTTTGATCAATTACGCCAACCCTCAAGAGCGCATGGCAAAGGTGAAGGAATACGCCCCTGAAGCCATCTCTATGGCAGTGATCTTGCTCGCCGCCGGGGTGTATATTGGGATTTTAAGTGGCTCCGGCATGCTCGTGGATTTGGCACAACATCTGAGCCTCTTCTTGCCTGACTTTGCCACCAAACATTTACACATCATCACGGGGATTTTTGGCGCGCCTTTTGAGCTGTTACTAGACACCAACGGCTATTACTTCACGCTCTTTCCCATCGTTGCACACATCACCGCCCCCTATGGCGTGAGTGGGGAAGCGACAGGCTATGCGATGCTCATTGGCTCAATTGTGGGGACCTTTGTTTCCCCATTTGCGCCCGCCTTGTGGTTAGGTTTAGGGCTAGCTAAACTTTCTATGGGGCGACACATCGCTTACAGCTTCTTCTGGCTCTGGGGGCTGTCTTTGGTGGTGCTCGCCCTTGCCAAACTCTTGGGGTTGTTTTAG